One Nostoc sp. UHCC 0302 DNA window includes the following coding sequences:
- a CDS encoding ChaB family protein, with amino-acid sequence MPYNKVDELPQELQQQLPQEAQQIFIAAFNAAQKDGLSEEGARDIAWNSVKNQYAEGQDGKWYIKADDSNQHNKAVTSGGN; translated from the coding sequence ATGCCATATAACAAAGTAGATGAACTGCCTCAAGAACTACAGCAACAACTCCCCCAAGAAGCACAACAGATTTTTATCGCAGCATTTAATGCCGCTCAAAAAGATGGTTTGAGTGAAGAAGGCGCTCGTGATATTGCTTGGAATAGCGTTAAAAACCAATATGCAGAAGGCCAAGATGGCAAATGGTACATTAAAGCAGACGATAGTAACCAGCATAATAAAGCTGTCACATCAGGCGGTAATTAA
- a CDS encoding DUF1345 domain-containing protein, with product MPIKLNLFKNFDPRPRVIIAAGFAALVLAILPNWLLLSTRILCAWNAGADFFLAITWWKMITSTPEKTRRYAETEYEGRLAIFMLIIAAACASVLAIGFLLTDKKALSTVLLSLHLALSIMTIIGSWLLVHTMFALQYAHNYYQHINRGNPDEIAKGLDFPNNDHPDYWEFLYYSFVIGMTSQVSDVETTSHDMRRLTLLHGILSFFFNTTILAMSINIIASLI from the coding sequence GTGCCTATTAAACTTAACTTGTTTAAAAACTTTGACCCTCGCCCACGAGTAATAATTGCTGCTGGTTTTGCTGCATTAGTCTTAGCAATACTTCCTAATTGGCTGCTTTTATCCACTCGAATTCTTTGCGCTTGGAATGCTGGTGCTGACTTTTTTTTAGCCATAACTTGGTGGAAGATGATCACCTCTACTCCAGAGAAAACCCGTCGTTATGCTGAAACTGAATATGAAGGTCGTTTAGCTATATTTATGCTGATAATTGCAGCAGCTTGTGCAAGTGTGTTAGCCATTGGGTTTTTACTCACTGATAAAAAAGCGCTATCAACAGTTCTACTGAGCTTACACCTAGCGCTTTCGATTATGACGATTATAGGTTCTTGGTTACTTGTGCATACGATGTTTGCATTGCAATATGCACACAATTATTATCAACATATTAATCGTGGTAATCCTGACGAAATAGCTAAGGGTTTAGATTTTCCCAATAACGACCATCCAGACTATTGGGAATTTTTATACTATTCTTTTGTAATCGGCATGACTAGCCAAGTTTCTGATGTAGAGACGACATCGCACGATATGAGACGCTTAACTCTATTACATGGCATATTATCTTTCTTTTTTAATACAACAATTTTAGCTATGAGCATTAATATTATTGCATCATTGATTTAA
- a CDS encoding XisI protein, whose amino-acid sequence MTDLDKYRKCVQKLITEYAQFVTSNNEIEAQTIFDVERDHYQLIYIGWQNKRRVFGPVMHFDIKNSKIWIQWNGTEEDVGEKLVAMGVPKHDIVVGFHPPYIRQYTDYAVG is encoded by the coding sequence ATCACAGATTTAGATAAATATCGTAAGTGTGTTCAAAAACTAATTACAGAATATGCCCAATTTGTCACATCTAATAATGAAATTGAAGCCCAAACAATTTTTGATGTAGAAAGAGATCATTACCAACTGATTTATATTGGTTGGCAAAATAAACGTAGGGTTTTCGGCCCTGTAATGCATTTTGATATCAAAAACAGTAAAATTTGGATTCAGTGGAATGGTACAGAGGAGGATGTAGGCGAGAAATTAGTAGCGATGGGAGTACCAAAACATGATATTGTAGTTGGGTTTCATCCGCCATATATCCGGCAGTATACAGATTATGCCGTGGGTTAA
- a CDS encoding NAD(P)/FAD-dependent oxidoreductase, translating into MTQQTSRICILGGGFGGLYTALRLSQLPWESTQKPEIVLVDQSDRFLFSPLLYELLTGELQTWEIAPPFEELLQGTGVRFYQAVVSGIDIDQKRIHLQDGPEIPYDRLVLALGGETPLDVVPGATSYAHPFRTISDAYRLEERLRILEESDAEKIRVAIVGAGYSGVELACKLADRLGERGRLRIIEIADQILRTSPEFNREAARKALEARGVFIDLETKVELINQDSISLEYKNQVDTIPVELVIWTVGTRVAPVVKSLPLKQNQRGQITTQPTLQVLDHPEIFALGDLVDSHDAEGQQVPATAQAAFQQSDYTAWNIWASLTNRPLLPFRYQQLGEMMALGIDNATLTGLGIKLEGPLAYIARRVAYLYRLPTLDHQLKVGFNWLVRPIIETLSQ; encoded by the coding sequence ATGACTCAACAAACTTCTAGAATTTGTATCCTTGGTGGAGGCTTTGGTGGTCTCTACACTGCGCTGCGCTTAAGCCAGTTACCTTGGGAATCTACACAAAAACCCGAAATTGTTTTAGTAGATCAAAGCGATCGCTTTCTATTTTCTCCCTTATTATACGAATTACTCACAGGCGAACTGCAAACCTGGGAAATTGCTCCCCCATTTGAAGAACTTTTACAAGGCACAGGTGTGCGTTTTTATCAAGCAGTTGTCTCTGGAATTGACATCGACCAAAAACGGATACATTTACAGGATGGCCCAGAAATCCCCTACGACCGATTAGTTTTGGCGCTGGGTGGAGAAACACCTCTAGATGTGGTTCCTGGTGCGACATCCTATGCCCACCCCTTCCGCACTATATCTGACGCCTATCGCTTAGAAGAACGCCTGCGAATCTTGGAAGAATCAGATGCAGAGAAAATTCGCGTGGCAATTGTTGGGGCTGGCTACAGTGGTGTGGAATTAGCCTGTAAATTAGCAGACAGACTAGGCGAAAGAGGACGGCTGCGGATAATTGAAATTGCTGACCAAATATTACGAACTTCACCAGAGTTTAACCGGGAAGCAGCCAGGAAAGCTTTAGAAGCCCGTGGGGTATTTATTGATTTAGAAACCAAAGTCGAATTAATCAACCAAGATAGCATCTCCCTAGAGTACAAAAATCAAGTAGACACAATTCCCGTAGAGTTGGTAATTTGGACTGTCGGAACGCGAGTTGCTCCCGTAGTCAAATCCCTTCCTCTGAAGCAAAACCAGCGTGGTCAAATTACCACTCAACCTACCCTGCAAGTCCTTGACCATCCAGAAATATTTGCTTTGGGAGACTTAGTAGATTCTCATGATGCTGAAGGACAACAAGTTCCTGCCACTGCACAAGCAGCTTTCCAACAATCTGATTATACCGCTTGGAATATTTGGGCTTCTCTTACTAATCGCCCCTTACTTCCCTTCCGTTATCAACAGTTAGGAGAAATGATGGCATTGGGGATAGATAACGCCACCCTCACCGGTTTAGGAATCAAACTAGAAGGCCCTCTGGCATACATCGCTCGTCGTGTTGCCTACTTATATAGGTTGCCAACTTTAGACCATCAGCTCAAAGTTGGATTTAACTGGTTAGTCCGTCCTATTATAGAAACGCTTTCTCAGTAG
- a CDS encoding DUF1995 family protein: protein MSELPNSLEDAIAQSRTATLAALADGHTRIQVDFLFPELKPLPIAEQFLPLFAEYDSRLKVFFADAGAAALARRDWVETPFQILDIGSGRAASLQSKIQPDDEIFLFVAPTSVEVPQLEKLSQEIGDRPLVLLNPRLEDAATIGIGYAARQIRDRFISTIESVYYLRPVDDETAVFRSYPGQWEVWVETNGEYQRIAELPKKPSGDELDLILLQGQPQTTNVVPGKKPNVFKSLQRFLKALSS, encoded by the coding sequence ATGAGTGAACTTCCCAACAGTCTTGAAGATGCGATCGCCCAATCGCGCACAGCCACACTCGCTGCCCTTGCAGATGGCCACACTCGTATACAAGTTGATTTTCTCTTCCCAGAACTTAAACCTTTACCCATAGCAGAACAATTTCTGCCTCTGTTTGCAGAATATGATTCCCGGTTGAAAGTTTTCTTTGCTGATGCTGGTGCTGCTGCCCTTGCCCGCCGAGATTGGGTAGAGACACCATTTCAAATTTTGGATATCGGTTCGGGTAGGGCTGCCTCATTACAATCAAAAATTCAGCCAGATGATGAAATTTTCTTATTCGTTGCTCCCACTTCTGTAGAAGTGCCGCAGTTAGAAAAGCTCAGTCAAGAAATAGGCGATCGCCCTTTAGTCTTATTAAATCCTCGCTTAGAGGATGCCGCCACTATCGGCATCGGTTACGCAGCTAGGCAAATCCGCGATCGCTTTATCAGTACCATTGAGTCTGTTTATTACCTACGTCCTGTAGATGATGAAACTGCGGTATTTCGTTCCTACCCTGGACAGTGGGAAGTTTGGGTAGAAACTAATGGCGAATATCAAAGAATTGCTGAATTACCCAAAAAACCATCGGGTGATGAGTTGGATCTCATCCTCTTACAGGGACAACCGCAAACCACAAACGTTGTACCTGGGAAAAAACCTAATGTGTTTAAGAGTTTACAACGGTTTTTAAAAGCGTTGAGTAGTTAA
- a CDS encoding cold shock and DUF1294 domain-containing protein produces the protein MKPVLRKGQLTKWKDDKGFGFISSNDGSQDVFLHITALKETNRRPQVGDVICYQATVDKNGRIQACNAFIEGVVIKPMPRASSSAIKKETFKPTVKPSLIFEVLFLSLLPSLGAMHFAFTTLNPIPLILYPVMSFITFGLYADDKSRAKQGRWRVSEKTLHFCELMGGWLGAFIAQRRLRHKSSKVSYQVIFWVIVAVHITFWLDWLFFGRRFINLFLSIVSRG, from the coding sequence ATGAAACCTGTTTTACGTAAAGGTCAACTAACAAAATGGAAGGATGATAAGGGTTTTGGTTTCATAAGCTCCAATGACGGCAGTCAAGATGTTTTTCTTCATATCACTGCACTCAAAGAAACCAATCGTCGTCCACAAGTTGGTGACGTGATTTGCTATCAAGCAACGGTTGATAAAAATGGAAGAATTCAGGCTTGCAATGCCTTCATTGAGGGAGTTGTAATCAAACCCATGCCAAGAGCCTCATCTTCTGCAATAAAAAAAGAAACATTCAAGCCTACGGTAAAACCTTCTTTAATATTTGAGGTATTGTTCTTATCTTTATTACCGAGTTTAGGCGCAATGCATTTTGCATTTACGACTTTAAATCCAATCCCTTTAATTCTTTATCCTGTAATGAGTTTTATTACCTTTGGACTGTATGCAGATGATAAATCTCGTGCCAAACAGGGACGTTGGAGAGTATCAGAAAAGACATTACATTTTTGTGAATTGATGGGTGGATGGTTGGGGGCATTTATCGCCCAAAGAAGATTACGCCACAAAAGTAGCAAGGTTTCATATCAAGTTATATTTTGGGTAATAGTAGCTGTTCACATTACATTTTGGTTGGATTGGCTTTTCTTTGGTAGAAGATTCATAAATCTATTTCTCAGCATTGTTTCTAGAGGGTAG
- a CDS encoding DUF655 domain-containing protein produces the protein MQLFPKQRYFVYIFLLIFTLAGCQRVQPHNKRPAPLPQDPLVQVYFNHSESSEYKEPYRLQTRVGDDLEKQIVDAISQAKSTVDVAVQELRLPKVAQALVDKQKAGVKVRIILENTYSRPWSSFTTDEVSKLDKRERERYNEFRQFIDINKDNKLTPEEINQRDALVIVQNAKIPWLDDRADGSVGSSLMHHKFLIVDNRIVIITSANFTLSDTHGDFTNPNSLGNANNLLKIDSPELASLFTEEFNIMWGDGPGGKPDSRFGLKKPIRIPQQITLGKTKITLQFSPNSPTQPWINSSNGLIGKNLDSATKSINMALFVFSEQRLANLLEKRHQQGIEIRTLIEPQFAYRPYSEALDMMGVALSNKCKYEVDNHPWQNPITTVGVPILPKGDLLHHKFGVIDNQIVITGSHNWSTAANNGNDETLVVIENSTVAAHYLREFSRLYAQAKPGLPLAIQEKIKSEQKRCPQIKNSSSSEISAIKQVNLNTATLEELETLPGVGKKLAQRILIARQQQKITSLQDLDRVPGVSAKMLEKWRDNVTY, from the coding sequence GTGCAACTTTTTCCTAAACAAAGGTATTTCGTTTATATCTTTTTACTTATATTTACTCTTGCAGGTTGTCAACGTGTTCAGCCTCATAACAAACGTCCAGCACCTTTGCCACAAGATCCTTTAGTGCAAGTTTATTTTAACCATTCCGAGTCTTCAGAATACAAAGAACCTTACCGCCTACAAACGCGCGTTGGAGATGATTTAGAAAAACAAATTGTTGATGCCATTTCTCAAGCTAAATCTACAGTAGATGTGGCGGTACAAGAATTACGTTTACCCAAAGTTGCCCAAGCACTCGTTGATAAACAAAAAGCTGGGGTAAAAGTCAGAATAATTTTAGAAAACACTTATAGCCGACCTTGGAGTAGTTTCACAACTGATGAAGTGAGTAAGTTAGATAAAAGGGAACGAGAACGCTACAACGAGTTTCGCCAATTTATCGACATTAACAAAGATAACAAACTTACTCCAGAGGAAATCAATCAAAGAGATGCTTTGGTAATTGTTCAAAATGCTAAAATCCCCTGGCTTGATGATCGAGCAGATGGTTCAGTAGGCAGTAGCTTGATGCATCACAAGTTTCTCATTGTAGACAATCGTATTGTAATTATCACTTCAGCCAATTTTACATTAAGTGATACTCATGGCGATTTCACTAATCCTAACAGTTTGGGTAATGCTAATAATTTGTTAAAAATTGACAGTCCAGAGTTAGCATCTTTATTTACAGAAGAGTTTAATATCATGTGGGGCGATGGCCCAGGAGGTAAACCAGATAGTAGATTTGGATTGAAAAAGCCGATACGTATACCTCAACAAATCACTTTAGGTAAAACTAAAATTACTCTTCAGTTCTCACCTAATTCTCCAACCCAACCTTGGATTAACAGTAGTAATGGTTTAATTGGCAAAAATTTAGATTCAGCAACTAAATCTATTAATATGGCGTTATTTGTCTTTTCTGAGCAACGTCTTGCGAATCTTTTAGAAAAGCGCCATCAGCAAGGTATAGAAATTCGGACTTTGATTGAGCCACAATTTGCCTATCGTCCTTACAGCGAAGCATTAGATATGATGGGCGTTGCTCTCAGTAACAAATGTAAATATGAAGTAGATAATCATCCTTGGCAAAATCCAATTACTACCGTAGGCGTACCTATATTACCCAAAGGTGATCTATTACATCATAAATTTGGTGTTATTGATAATCAGATAGTCATTACAGGCTCACACAACTGGTCAACAGCTGCTAATAATGGCAACGACGAGACACTTGTAGTGATTGAAAATTCCACTGTTGCGGCTCATTATCTACGTGAATTTTCTCGTCTTTATGCTCAAGCTAAACCAGGTTTACCACTAGCAATTCAAGAAAAAATCAAATCAGAACAAAAACGGTGTCCCCAGATTAAAAATTCTTCATCAAGCGAAATTTCAGCAATTAAACAAGTCAATCTCAACACTGCAACTCTAGAAGAACTAGAAACTCTTCCTGGTGTTGGGAAGAAATTAGCTCAAAGAATACTCATTGCTCGTCAGCAGCAGAAAATTACATCTTTACAAGACTTGGATAGAGTACCAGGAGTAAGCGCTAAGATGTTAGAAAAATGGCGAGATAATGTAACGTATTAG
- a CDS encoding cysteine desulfurase family protein, with protein sequence MQIYLDYSATTPTRPEAIAIMQAVLTQQWGNPSSLHEWGQRTAMIVEQARVQVAGLINAADPASIVFTSGGTEADNLAIMGVARLYAVPQHIIISSVEHSAISETVRSLEMWGWEVTRLAVDSKGRVNLLDLKAALQHNTVLVSVIYGQSEVGTVQPIAELGKIARSHGALFHTDAVQAAGRLPIDVQALAVDLLSLSSHKIYGPQGAGALYVRPGVELIPLLGGGGQEMGLRSGTQAVPVIAGFGIAAELAAQELATETPRLIELRDRFFAHLAEIPGLIPTGDDNHRLPHHVSVYLEHADGEKLSGKTIVRQLNLAGIGISAGAACHSGKLSPSPILLAMGYSQKAALGGIRMTLGRDTTEADVDWTAMVLKQILQRLTPDLSLVKR encoded by the coding sequence ATGCAAATTTATTTAGATTACAGCGCCACTACTCCTACTCGTCCAGAAGCGATCGCAATTATGCAAGCAGTCCTCACCCAACAGTGGGGTAATCCCTCCAGCTTGCATGAGTGGGGACAACGCACAGCAATGATTGTGGAACAAGCTAGAGTCCAAGTTGCTGGCTTAATTAACGCTGCTGATCCCGCATCTATTGTCTTTACCTCTGGTGGCACAGAAGCAGATAATTTGGCAATTATGGGTGTAGCTCGGTTGTACGCTGTGCCTCAACATATAATTATTTCCAGCGTTGAACATTCCGCAATTTCTGAAACAGTGCGATCGCTAGAAATGTGGGGTTGGGAAGTAACGCGCTTAGCTGTGGATAGTAAAGGTAGAGTCAACCTGCTAGATTTAAAAGCTGCCTTGCAACATAACACGGTTTTAGTCTCGGTGATTTATGGTCAAAGTGAAGTAGGCACAGTGCAACCAATTGCAGAATTGGGAAAAATTGCGCGATCGCATGGTGCTTTGTTCCATACAGATGCAGTGCAAGCTGCGGGACGTTTGCCTATAGATGTGCAAGCACTAGCCGTTGATTTACTCAGCCTTTCCAGTCATAAAATATATGGGCCGCAAGGTGCAGGGGCGTTGTATGTGCGGCCTGGTGTAGAATTGATCCCTTTACTAGGTGGTGGTGGGCAAGAAATGGGATTGCGTTCTGGTACGCAAGCAGTACCTGTAATTGCTGGTTTTGGGATAGCAGCTGAACTAGCAGCACAAGAACTAGCTACAGAAACACCAAGATTGATTGAGTTACGCGATCGCTTTTTTGCCCACTTAGCTGAAATTCCTGGTTTAATTCCCACAGGCGATGACAATCACCGTTTACCTCATCACGTTAGTGTCTACCTAGAACACGCCGATGGCGAAAAACTCAGCGGGAAAACTATAGTACGGCAGTTAAATTTAGCTGGTATTGGTATTAGTGCTGGCGCTGCCTGTCACAGCGGTAAACTTAGCCCTAGTCCGATACTTTTGGCAATGGGTTATTCGCAAAAAGCAGCCTTGGGCGGAATTCGCATGACATTGGGGCGTGATACCACCGAAGCTGATGTGGATTGGACAGCGATGGTGTTGAAGCAGATTTTGCAAAGACTGACACCAGATTTGTCTTTAGTTAAGCGTTAA
- a CDS encoding HAD family hydrolase, with product MEQPKVIFLDAVGTLFGVKGSVGEVYSQIAQEFGVKVSAETLNTTFIQSFKAAPPPIFPDAETQDIPQREFDWWRIIALNTFEGAGVLKEFSDFSAFFSELYIHFGTAEPWFIYPDVLAALVNWRRLGIELGILSNFDSRIYSVLQSLGLREYFKSITISTQARAAKPDPQIFAIALKKHNCPPEAAWHIGDSIIEDYHGAKAAGLRGVWIDRGQKS from the coding sequence ATGGAACAACCGAAAGTTATTTTTTTAGATGCTGTGGGGACACTCTTCGGAGTTAAAGGTAGTGTGGGCGAAGTTTATAGTCAGATAGCCCAGGAATTTGGCGTGAAAGTTTCAGCCGAGACATTGAACACAACATTTATCCAAAGCTTTAAAGCAGCGCCACCGCCGATATTTCCAGACGCAGAAACCCAAGATATTCCCCAGCGCGAGTTTGATTGGTGGCGGATAATTGCCTTGAACACCTTTGAAGGTGCAGGTGTCCTCAAAGAATTTTCTGACTTTTCAGCTTTTTTTAGTGAACTCTACATCCACTTTGGGACTGCGGAACCTTGGTTTATTTATCCTGATGTTTTAGCAGCTTTGGTTAACTGGCGACGCTTGGGAATTGAGCTTGGGATATTATCCAATTTCGATTCCCGGATTTACTCAGTGTTGCAAAGTTTGGGACTCAGAGAATATTTTAAATCAATCACTATTTCTACCCAAGCGCGTGCAGCTAAACCTGATCCCCAAATTTTTGCCATTGCCTTAAAGAAACATAACTGTCCACCAGAAGCAGCATGGCACATTGGCGACAGCATCATAGAAGACTACCACGGAGCGAAAGCAGCCGGATTAAGAGGTGTCTGGATTGACCGTGGGCAGAAGTCTTAA
- a CDS encoding PhoD-like phosphatase has product MNYQSGDEFLQNLPLILAGPILQRIEPESVTVWVALKQPSKVELKVYDTRNDGTLLGNCLLVGRRSTVALGKSLHIVAVTARTGTHRLSSDRIYAYDLQFTDQTAQTQQPLQQALCSSRFPHVNISYFDHQKPTFVLPPTRLEDLRIVHGSCRKPHGNGFDALPILDCLIEKTANQPRQRPHQLFLTGDQIYGDDVADPLLWASSRLGDALLGWEEHLPVTQNQATDVSYYTPNQLPPGHRVEIATYQAGFTAGLHSKSAKVASHLLSLGEYYVSYLLVWSPVCWPTTFSMGRGIMDTRKARRQWDLEVRDMREFIHTLWKVRRALANIPMYSIFDDHDVSDDWNLNQAWCLRVLGKPLGQRTVQNALLAYAVFQGWGNTPEQFAEGESGEKLLAAAQDWSASRGTDTVAYNAIARYLGMPPTNPHTGLPEFDLDDSVLMLNRHPDALTWHYTVRSSCHEVIVLDTRTWRGYPADQKPTAPPMLLCQQAFERQLSQPLQQAPQIQATFVIAPTNLFGLQVIDWIHHWQLRRDKVFSTDVGDSWNIHTEALARFLITLFEQRQQVIVLSGDIHYSSVVRMSYANSETKSVLVQLTASALKNEETITRLIHTRLKDWLLREKLRRWVGWSNLPDMVEITAKQTHRARTHLLQMKPEWNCLLEWIPRQRNQTADFGRNLSWLMTRKNSQCKWLQRLMFWQSSWFQEGREVVGLNNLALVHLELADTDSTYRVIQDLYWFSSWYPTQIVYSRFETELMPNPILDFRL; this is encoded by the coding sequence ATGAATTATCAATCTGGGGATGAGTTTCTACAGAACCTGCCGCTGATTTTGGCAGGCCCAATTTTACAACGTATAGAACCTGAATCGGTTACAGTCTGGGTCGCACTCAAACAGCCTAGCAAAGTAGAACTTAAGGTTTACGACACAAGAAATGACGGTACGCTGTTAGGAAATTGTCTATTGGTGGGTAGACGCTCTACCGTAGCGCTAGGAAAATCACTTCATATTGTAGCGGTAACGGCTCGTACAGGTACACATCGCCTCAGTAGCGATCGCATATATGCCTACGATCTCCAATTCACTGACCAGACTGCACAAACTCAGCAACCATTGCAACAAGCTTTGTGTTCAAGCCGCTTTCCCCATGTCAACATCAGCTATTTTGACCATCAAAAACCAACATTTGTCTTACCACCAACCCGTCTTGAAGATTTACGAATTGTACATGGTTCCTGTCGCAAACCCCACGGCAACGGATTCGATGCACTGCCTATCCTAGACTGTTTAATCGAGAAAACTGCGAATCAGCCTCGTCAACGTCCCCATCAACTATTTCTCACGGGCGACCAGATTTATGGAGATGATGTTGCTGACCCCTTATTATGGGCGTCAAGTCGGCTGGGTGATGCGCTATTGGGCTGGGAAGAACACCTCCCAGTTACTCAGAATCAGGCTACAGATGTTAGTTATTACACACCAAATCAGTTACCTCCCGGTCATCGCGTAGAGATTGCGACTTACCAAGCGGGCTTTACTGCCGGATTACACAGTAAATCTGCCAAAGTTGCCAGTCATCTACTCAGCCTTGGCGAGTATTACGTATCTTATCTATTAGTTTGGTCACCAGTATGCTGGCCGACTACTTTCTCTATGGGGCGGGGGATAATGGATACTCGCAAAGCCCGGCGGCAATGGGATTTAGAAGTTCGAGATATGCGAGAGTTTATTCACACCCTCTGGAAAGTGCGCCGCGCTTTGGCGAATATTCCGATGTACAGCATCTTTGATGATCATGATGTTAGCGATGATTGGAACCTCAACCAAGCTTGGTGTTTAAGAGTACTGGGAAAACCTTTAGGGCAGAGAACCGTTCAAAATGCACTATTAGCCTATGCAGTTTTTCAAGGATGGGGGAATACACCTGAGCAATTTGCAGAGGGTGAATCTGGTGAAAAATTATTGGCGGCGGCTCAGGACTGGTCTGCTTCACGAGGGACGGATACGGTAGCTTATAATGCGATCGCTCGCTATCTAGGAATGCCACCTACTAACCCACACACTGGCCTACCTGAATTTGATCTAGATGATTCAGTGTTGATGCTCAATCGACATCCTGATGCACTTACTTGGCATTATACAGTTAGGAGTTCTTGCCATGAAGTGATTGTTTTAGATACACGCACGTGGCGGGGTTATCCTGCGGATCAGAAACCGACTGCGCCACCAATGTTACTATGTCAGCAAGCCTTTGAGCGTCAACTTTCTCAGCCTCTACAACAAGCACCCCAGATTCAAGCCACATTTGTAATTGCACCAACAAATTTATTTGGGCTGCAAGTAATTGATTGGATTCATCATTGGCAATTGCGACGCGACAAAGTTTTTTCTACAGACGTTGGTGATTCTTGGAATATTCATACTGAAGCATTGGCACGATTTCTAATTACTTTGTTTGAGCAACGCCAACAAGTCATTGTTCTATCTGGAGATATCCACTACAGTTCTGTTGTGCGGATGTCTTATGCAAACTCTGAGACTAAATCTGTCTTAGTGCAATTAACTGCTAGTGCATTGAAAAATGAAGAGACTATTACTCGCCTTATCCATACACGTCTTAAAGACTGGCTTTTACGCGAAAAGCTACGGCGTTGGGTAGGATGGTCTAATCTACCCGATATGGTAGAAATAACAGCCAAACAAACTCACCGCGCCCGCACCCACCTGTTGCAAATGAAACCTGAGTGGAATTGTCTGCTGGAGTGGATTCCTCGACAAAGGAATCAAACTGCCGACTTTGGACGCAATTTGTCGTGGCTAATGACTAGAAAAAATTCTCAGTGTAAATGGTTACAGCGTTTAATGTTTTGGCAATCCTCCTGGTTTCAAGAGGGACGAGAAGTGGTTGGATTAAATAATTTAGCCTTAGTTCATTTGGAGTTAGCTGATACCGATAGTACTTACAGAGTTATTCAAGATTTGTACTGGTTTTCTTCGTGGTATCCGACTCAAATTGTTTATAGCCGCTTTGAAACCGAACTTATGCCTAATCCTATTTTAGATTTTAGATTGTGA
- a CDS encoding GNAT family N-acetyltransferase, translating into MLVENAEIAIRLMQDEIYDYELMAKWLTDEEVLEFYEGRNNPFSLERIIATYKPLITEDDPVVPCLFYYQSVPIGYLQYYALNDLSETDRQMYYLDKTENVYGIDLFIGETKYWNQGIGTKVLKAIVKYLFEVSQADKIVIDPHVSNTRAIRCYEKCGFVKIKLLTAHELHEEEYSDCWLMAIDRKKSLH; encoded by the coding sequence ATGCTAGTTGAAAATGCTGAAATTGCTATTCGTCTCATGCAAGATGAGATATACGACTATGAGTTGATGGCAAAATGGCTAACTGATGAGGAAGTACTAGAATTTTACGAAGGAAGAAATAATCCTTTTTCTTTAGAAAGAATTATAGCAACATACAAACCTCTAATTACAGAAGATGACCCTGTTGTTCCTTGTCTCTTCTACTATCAAAGTGTTCCCATTGGTTACCTACAGTATTATGCGCTAAATGACTTATCAGAAACCGACAGACAAATGTATTATTTAGATAAAACAGAAAATGTCTATGGAATTGACTTATTTATAGGTGAAACAAAGTATTGGAATCAGGGAATTGGGACAAAAGTGCTAAAAGCAATTGTAAAGTATCTTTTTGAAGTATCACAAGCTGATAAGATTGTCATCGACCCCCACGTTAGCAATACTCGCGCTATCCGCTGCTATGAAAAATGTGGTTTTGTAAAAATAAAGCTATTAACTGCACATGAACTGCATGAAGAGGAATACTCAGATTGTTGGCTCATGGCAATAGACCGAAAGAAATCATTACACTGA